A single Cucumis melo cultivar AY chromosome 4, USDA_Cmelo_AY_1.0, whole genome shotgun sequence DNA region contains:
- the LOC127148955 gene encoding uncharacterized protein LOC127148955, protein MVNTRKGSYMVKSSEDEPAAQISSPSVQKVKMRGRRFKSTSPRRLYRLPSKKSQAEVSSRLFESLLETVDSPNPASLGAHAPNVPKSRLTNMDSDDLDDVPLARLLKKTIVSKESSSTEGVFVPTPGIQHTLNVQPGPLIHSPSVRSPLSEPLPSEPNIAHASVPGDVSVALEVRTDVHNDEDELDPPNPDDHSEKFSVAADNNPTAPFASHEIPDESQSAKKKSQQNQHNITTKTGRKKIPPNVPPVPIDGISFHLEESVQCWKFVVQRSFLRNDVALNCSLSSPSTKVLASALSGGTLSSWPVNGTPAVAISVKYAILHKIDIANWFPSSHASNVSAALGTFVYRICNNDTVDTDTFIYNQLLRHVGSFGAKIPIALPRFFFSLLLHLNVTVITASDVPRSDPKTLSLSYRLFQGSHVLDIDHDVHPSQGLCIFDTSDWDEFADGFFIDRELASRIVNSLTAESRALSNSINMLSKRRLEVDSLIRHLKTFAPFTSRRDHGSD, encoded by the exons ATGGTGAATACTCGAAAGGGTTCGTATATGGTGAAGTCGTCCGAAGATGAACCTGCAGCTCAAATTTCATCGCCTTCTGTACAAAAGGTGAAGATGAGAGGACGTCGGTTCAAAAGTACTTCACCACGGAGACTTTATCGGCTCCCTTCCAAAAAATCTCAGGCGGAGGTTTCAAGCAGACTGTTTGAGTCTCTACTAGAAACTGTTGATTCTCCTAATCCTGCATCTTTAGGTGCACATGCACCGAATGTTCCTAAGTCTCGTCTGACTAATATGGATTCAGATGACCTAGATGACGTACCTTTGGCTCGATTATTGAAGAAGACTATTGTTTCTAAG GAAAGCTCGTCAACTGAAGGAGTGTTTGTTCCTACTCCTGGTATTCAGCACACTTTAAATGTTCAACCTGGACCCTTAATTCACTCTCCTTCTGTTCGTTCTCCTCTTTCAGAACCACTTCCATCTGAACCGAATATTGCCCATGCATCTGTTCCTGGTGATGTTTCTGTTGCACTTGAGGTTAGAACTGATGTTCATAATGATGAGGATGAGCTGGATCCTCCTAACCCTGACGATCATTCTGAAAAATTTTCTGTTGCAGCTGATAATAACCCAACTGCTCCATTTGCTTCTCATGAAATTCCTGATGAATCACAGTCAGCTAAGAAGAAATCTCAGCAGAATCAACATAATATAACTACCAAAACTGGCAGAAAGAAGATTCCTCCTAATGTTCCACCTGTTCCAATCGATGGAATATCCTTTCATCTCGAGGAGAGTGTTCAGTGTTGGAAGTTTGTTGTCCAGCGAAG TTTTCTGCGAAATGATGTTGCTCTTAACTGTTCTCTGTCATCTCCTTCAACTAAAGTTTTGGCTTCTGCTTTATCTGGTGGGACTCTATCTTCGTGGCCTGTCAATGGTACACCTGCAGTTGCTATTAGTGTCAAATATGCCATCCTGCATAAGATCGATATTGCCAATTGGTTCCCATCATCCCATGCCTCCAATGTATCTGCTGCCTTGGGGACTTTCGTGTATCGAATTTGTAATAACGATACAGTGGATACAGACACTTTTATATATAATCAGCTTTTAAGGCATGTTGGTTCGTTTGGGGCCAAGATTCCAATTGCTCTCCCACGGTTCTTCTTTAGTCTGCTCCTTCATTTGAATGTTACTGTGATAACTGCATCTGATGTTCCTAGATCTGATCCTAAAACATTATCCCTCAGCTACAGACTTTTTCAAGGCAGTCATGTGCTTGATATTGATCATGATGTGCATCCTTCTCAAGGACTATGCATCTTCGATACAAGTGACTGGGATGAGTTTGCTGATGGCTTCTTTATTGATCGCGAGTTAGCTTCTAGAATTGTTAATTCACTTACCGCTGAATCTCGAGCTCTGTCTAATTCCATCAATATGTTATCTAAACGGCGGCTAGAAGTTGACTCTCTCATTCGTCATTTGAAGACTTTTGCACCATTTACTAGTCGAAGGGATCATGGATCTGACTGA